In Arachis stenosperma cultivar V10309 chromosome 1, arast.V10309.gnm1.PFL2, whole genome shotgun sequence, one DNA window encodes the following:
- the LOC130982866 gene encoding uncharacterized protein LOC130982866 produces the protein MLKFLGSYNERVKKNVLENAPKNAKYTSNDVQKEILYILATKVRNLIREEIGNAKFCIIVDEARDESKKEQMAIVLRFVTLDGFVKERFFDLVHVTDTCATTLKKELISVLSHYNLQVENIRGQGYDGASNMRGEWNGLQALFLKDSPQAYYVHCFAHRLQLALVAASREVLQIHEFFTQLNSIVTIVSAFSKRHDQLQEAQAIENANLVAQNELKTGKGANQISTLQRAGDTRWSSHFNSICSLVKMFTATNIVLNNIIEDGTTYAQRGDAYGVSKILFSFEFVFTLHLMKEIMGITNVLCQALQQQSQDILNAIHIVSTSKLLLQQLRDGGWCNFLANVKDFCEKQEIEVPNMSAQYVFGRGRSRQPSVTVEHHYRIDVFFATIDSQIQELNSRFNEQTIDLLTLSCALDPKDNFKLFNIKEISKLAEKFYPLDFPSNELNILKSHLQHYQHDIPNHLKGIGALSELCNKLQETGKSRIYHMVDRLIRLVLTLPVSTATTERAFSAMKIVKTRLRSKMADEFLADNLVIYIEKELAAIFDTNSIMDDFENRKNIK, from the coding sequence ATGTTGAAATTTTTGGGATCTTACAATGAAAGAGTGAAAAAGAATGTTTTGGAAAATGCTCCAAAAAATGCTAAGTATACTTCAAATGATGTCCAAAAAGAAATTCTATATATTCTTGCTACTAAGGTGAGAAATTTAATTAGAGAAGAGATTGGAAATGCCAAATTTTGTATTATTGTTGATGAAGCTAGAGATGAATCTAAAAAGGAGCAAATGGCCATTGTTTTGAGATTTGTTACTCTAGATGGTTTTGTTAAAGAGAGATTCTTTGATCTTGTGCATGTCACTGATACTTGTGCAACAACTTTAAAGAAAGAATTGATTTCTGTCCTTTCTCATTATAATCTCCAAGTTGAAAATATTAGGGGTCAAGGGTATGATGGTGCTAGCAACATGCGGGGTGAGTGGAATGGTTTGCAAGCTTTGTTTCTTAAAGATTCTCCACAAGCATACTATGTGCATTGTTTTGCTCATAGGTTACAATTAGCATTGGTAGCAGCTTCAAGAGAGGTACTTCAAATTCATGAATTTTTTACTCAATTAAACTCTATTGTCACTATTGTTAGTGCTTTTTCAAAAAGACATGATCAATTACAAGAAGCTCAAGCAATTGAAAATGCAAACTTGGTTGCTcaaaatgaattaaaaacagGCAAAGGTGCGAATCAAATAAGCACTTTACAAAGAGCTGGGGATACTCGATGGAGCTCTCACTTTAATTCTATTTGCAGTTTGGTAAAAATGTTTACTGCTACCAATATTGTTCTCAATAATATCATTGAAGACGGGACAACTTATGCACAAAGAGGTGATGCTTATGGtgttagtaaaatattattttcatttgaatttgttttcACTTTGCACTTGATGAAAGAGATTATGGGAATCACTAATGTTCTTTGCCAAGCACTACAACAACAATCTCAAGATATTCTTAATGCAATACATATTGTTTCTACATCAAAGTTACTTCTTCAACAATTAAGAGATGGTGGATGGTGCAATTTTCTTGCAAATGTTAAAGATTTTTGTGaaaaacaagaaattgaagTCCCTAATATGAGTGCACAATATGTTTTTGGAAGAGGTCGATCTCGTCAACCAAGTGTGACAGTTGAACATCATTATCGAATAGATGTATTCTTTGCAACAATTGACTCTCAAATACAAGAGTTGAATAGTAGATTTAATGAGCAAACAATAGATCTTTTGACTTTGAGTTGTGCTTTGGATCCTAAGGacaatttcaaattatttaatattaaagaaATTAGCAAGTTAGCAGAGAAGTTTTAtccccttgactttccttctaATGAGCTAAATATTTTGAAATCTCACTTGCAACATTATCAGCATGATATACCAAATCATTTGAAAGGTATTGGTGCACTTTCTGAATTGTgcaacaagttgcaagaaacgGGAAAATCAAGAATTTATCACATGGTTGATAGATTAATACGTCTTGTTTTGACTCTACCAGTGTCTACAGCAACAACAGAAAGAGCTTTTTCAGCAATGAAAATTGTTAAGACAAGACTCCGAAGTAAGATGGCTGATGAATTTCTTGCAGACAATTTGGTCATctatatagaaaaagaattaGCAGCTATTTTCGACACAAATTCAATTATggatgattttgaaaatagaaaaaatatcaaatag